From Streptomyces durmitorensis, a single genomic window includes:
- a CDS encoding potassium channel family protein produces the protein MEAPIKHPPAQLHWERRTQRPLLVLAVAFAIAYAVPIVVPDASKSVATTCTAVEWIVWASFATDYLVRLYLTDHRKQFVRSHWLDLCAVLLPMLQPLRLLRLVSTLLLVGRRARMASQIQLTTYVAGAVVGLLMFGSLAVLSVERESPNGNIKTLGDAVWWSFTTMTTVGYGDHAPTTGLGRILAVGLMLSGIALLGVVTANIAAWFISRFDRDDVEERRQTAAIEALTTEVRALRAQVTALSGGVPQPASAEVPRSEPAEVPRPPSEEIPRSAPQEIPRSAPAPEGPPVPPVSSPRP, from the coding sequence ATGGAAGCGCCCATAAAGCACCCACCGGCACAGCTCCATTGGGAGCGACGCACCCAACGTCCGCTCCTCGTGCTCGCGGTGGCCTTCGCCATCGCCTACGCCGTGCCCATCGTGGTGCCCGACGCGAGCAAGAGCGTCGCGACCACCTGCACGGCGGTGGAGTGGATCGTCTGGGCGTCGTTCGCCACGGACTACCTCGTACGCCTCTACCTCACCGACCACCGCAAGCAGTTCGTCCGCTCGCACTGGCTCGACCTCTGCGCTGTCCTCCTCCCCATGCTGCAGCCGCTGCGGTTGCTGCGGCTCGTCTCGACTCTGCTGCTGGTCGGGCGCCGGGCCCGGATGGCGTCTCAGATTCAGCTGACGACCTATGTCGCCGGGGCCGTCGTGGGCCTCCTCATGTTCGGTTCGCTGGCCGTCCTTTCGGTGGAGCGGGAGTCACCGAACGGCAATATCAAGACCCTTGGCGACGCGGTGTGGTGGTCCTTCACCACGATGACCACCGTCGGCTACGGAGATCACGCGCCGACGACCGGGCTCGGCCGCATCCTCGCGGTCGGCCTGATGCTCTCGGGCATCGCGCTTCTTGGTGTGGTCACCGCCAATATCGCGGCCTGGTTCATCTCGCGCTTCGACCGGGACGATGTCGAGGAGCGGCGCCAGACCGCGGCGATCGAGGCGCTGACGACGGAGGTTCGAGCGCTGCGGGCTCAGGTGACGGCGCTGTCGGGCGGGGTACCTCAGCCGGCGTCTGCTGAGGTACCGCGATCGGAACCGGCTGAGGTTCCGCGACCGCCGTCGGAGGAGATTCCGCGGTCGGCGCCGCAGGAGATTCCGCGGTCGGCGCCGGCCCCGGAAGGTCCTCCTGTGCCTCCGGTCAGTTCTCCCAGACCTTGA
- a CDS encoding peroxiredoxin: MAIAVGTKAPDFELKDNHGRAVKLSDFRGEKNVVLLFYPFAFTGVCTGELCALRDELPKFVNDDTQLLAVSNDSIHTLRVFAEQEGLEYPLLSDFWPHGEASRAYEVFDEEKGCAVRGTFIIDKEGVVRWTVVNGLPDARDLDEYVKALDTL; the protein is encoded by the coding sequence ATGGCGATCGCGGTCGGCACCAAAGCGCCGGACTTCGAGCTGAAGGACAACCACGGCCGTGCCGTGAAGCTGTCGGACTTCCGCGGCGAGAAGAACGTGGTGCTGCTCTTCTACCCGTTCGCGTTCACCGGCGTGTGCACGGGCGAGCTCTGCGCGCTGCGCGACGAGCTGCCCAAGTTCGTCAACGACGACACACAGTTGCTCGCGGTGTCCAACGACTCCATCCACACGCTGCGCGTCTTCGCCGAGCAGGAGGGCCTGGAGTACCCGCTGCTCTCCGATTTCTGGCCGCACGGTGAGGCGTCGCGTGCGTACGAGGTCTTCGATGAGGAGAAGGGCTGCGCGGTGCGCGGCACCTTCATCATCGACAAGGAGGGCGTGGTGCGCTGGACTGTCGTCAACGGTCTGCCGGACGCCCGCGACCTCGACGAGTACGTCAAGGCGCTCGACACCCTGTGA
- a CDS encoding TetR/AcrR family transcriptional regulator produces the protein MSGEPSRPGLRERKKQRTRDALLRAALELFTTKGYEETTVDEIAEAVDVSQRTFFRYFTNKEETAFAVQEMVEQRFVETLRERPADETPFVALRGAVIGAWDAMGRSIEEVVPVELHMRTYQMIESTPSLLAAHLRRSIEMEEEIARVIAEREGLDLDTDPRPRVVVAAFSGVMRVTGRLWGAGEDSSVESIRAITETYLDHLGPALAENWRAE, from the coding sequence ATCTCCGGCGAGCCCTCCCGGCCCGGACTGCGCGAGCGCAAGAAGCAGCGCACCCGTGACGCACTTCTGCGCGCGGCGCTCGAGCTCTTCACGACCAAGGGGTACGAGGAGACGACGGTCGACGAGATCGCCGAAGCCGTCGACGTCTCCCAGCGCACGTTCTTCCGCTACTTCACCAACAAGGAGGAGACCGCCTTCGCCGTGCAGGAGATGGTGGAGCAGCGGTTCGTGGAGACATTGCGCGAACGCCCCGCAGACGAAACGCCGTTCGTCGCCCTGCGCGGAGCCGTGATCGGCGCCTGGGACGCGATGGGCCGGTCCATCGAAGAGGTGGTCCCCGTCGAACTCCACATGCGCACCTATCAGATGATCGAGTCCACCCCTTCCCTGCTCGCCGCCCACCTGCGCCGCTCCATCGAGATGGAGGAAGAGATCGCGCGAGTGATCGCCGAGCGCGAGGGGCTCGACCTGGACACGGACCCCCGACCACGCGTGGTGGTGGCCGCGTTCAGCGGAGTGATGCGCGTGACCGGGCGGCTCTGGGGTGCGGGCGAGGACTCGAGCGTGGAGTCGATCCGCGCGATCACCGAGACGTATCTCGACCACCTGGGACCCGCGTTGGCGGAGAACTGGCGCGCAGAGTGA
- the aceE gene encoding pyruvate dehydrogenase (acetyl-transferring), homodimeric type — MASGSDRNPIIIGGLPSQVPDFDPEETQEWLDSLDAAVDERGRERARYLMLRLIERAREKRVAVPEMRSTDYVNTIATKDEPFFPGNEEIERKVLNATRWNAAVMVSRAQRPGIGVGGHIATFASSASLYDVGFNHFFRGKDEGDGGDQIFFQGHASPGIYARAFLLDRLSEQQLDAFRQEKSKAPNGLSSYPHPRLMPDFWEFPTVSMGLGPLGAIFQARMNRYMEARGIADTSKSHVWAYLGDGEMDEPESLGQLSIAAREGLDNLTFVVNCNLQRLDGPVRGNGKIIQELESQFRGAGWNVIKLVWDRSWDPLLAQDRDGVLVNRLNTTPDGQFQTYATETGSYIREHFFGDDHRLRAMVENMSDEQILHLGRGGHDHKKVYAAYAAAKAHKGQPTVILAQTVKGWTLGPNFEGRNATHQMKKLTADDLKGFRDRLHIPITDKELEGGAPPYYHPGRDSEEIQYMHDRRQGLGGYVPTRVVRSKPLQLPEDKTYATAKKGSGQQSIATTMAFVRILKDLMRDKEIGKRFVLIAPDEYRTFGMDAFFPSAKIYNPLGQQYEAVDRELLLAYKESPTGQMLHDGISEAGCTASLIAAGSAYATHGEPLIPVYVFYSMFGFQRTGDQFWQMADQLARGFVLGATAGRTTLTGEGLQHADGHSQLLASTNPGCVAYDPAFGYEIAHIVKDGLRRMYGPDSEDVFYYLTVYNEPIQHPAEPADVDVDGILKGIHRFKAGEQGAIPAQILASGVAVPWAVEAQQILASEWNVKADVWSATSWNELRREAVDVERHNLLHPEEEQRVPYVTQKLSGAEGPFVAVSDWMRSVPDQISRWVPGTYQSLGADGFGFADTRGAARRFFHIDAQSIVVGVLTELAREGKVDRSVLKQAIDRYQLLDVTAADPGAAGGDA; from the coding sequence GTGGCTTCCGGATCCGATCGCAACCCGATCATCATTGGCGGCCTGCCGAGTCAGGTCCCGGACTTCGATCCCGAAGAGACCCAGGAGTGGCTCGACTCCCTCGATGCCGCGGTCGACGAACGCGGCCGCGAGCGGGCCCGCTACCTGATGCTCCGGCTCATCGAACGTGCGCGCGAGAAGCGTGTGGCTGTGCCCGAGATGCGCAGCACGGACTACGTCAACACGATCGCCACCAAGGACGAGCCGTTCTTCCCCGGCAACGAGGAGATCGAGCGCAAGGTCCTGAACGCGACCCGCTGGAACGCCGCGGTGATGGTGTCGCGCGCCCAGCGTCCCGGCATCGGGGTCGGCGGTCACATCGCCACCTTCGCCTCGTCGGCCTCGCTCTACGACGTGGGCTTCAACCACTTCTTCCGTGGCAAGGACGAGGGCGACGGCGGCGACCAGATCTTCTTCCAGGGGCACGCGTCCCCCGGTATCTACGCCCGCGCCTTCCTCCTGGACCGGCTCTCCGAGCAGCAGCTCGACGCGTTCCGCCAGGAGAAGTCGAAGGCACCGAACGGGCTCTCGTCCTACCCGCACCCGCGTCTGATGCCGGACTTCTGGGAGTTCCCGACCGTCTCCATGGGCCTCGGCCCGCTCGGCGCGATCTTCCAGGCGCGGATGAACCGCTACATGGAGGCGCGCGGCATCGCCGACACCTCCAAGTCGCACGTCTGGGCCTACCTCGGCGACGGCGAGATGGACGAGCCCGAGTCGCTCGGCCAGCTCTCCATCGCCGCCCGCGAGGGCCTGGACAACCTGACCTTCGTCGTCAACTGCAACCTCCAGCGCCTCGATGGCCCGGTGCGCGGCAACGGCAAGATCATCCAGGAGCTGGAGTCGCAGTTCCGCGGCGCCGGCTGGAACGTCATCAAGCTGGTCTGGGACCGCAGTTGGGACCCGCTGCTCGCGCAGGACCGCGACGGCGTCCTGGTCAACCGGCTCAACACGACGCCCGACGGCCAGTTCCAGACGTACGCGACCGAGACCGGCTCGTACATCCGCGAGCACTTCTTCGGCGACGACCACCGCCTGCGCGCCATGGTCGAGAACATGTCCGACGAGCAGATCCTGCACCTGGGCCGCGGCGGCCACGACCACAAGAAGGTCTACGCGGCGTACGCGGCCGCCAAGGCCCACAAGGGCCAGCCGACCGTCATCCTGGCGCAGACGGTCAAGGGCTGGACCCTCGGCCCGAACTTCGAGGGCCGCAACGCCACGCACCAGATGAAGAAGCTGACGGCCGACGACCTCAAGGGCTTCCGCGACCGTCTGCACATCCCGATCACGGACAAGGAGCTGGAGGGCGGCGCCCCGCCGTACTACCACCCCGGCCGTGACTCGGAAGAGATCCAGTACATGCACGACCGCCGCCAGGGCCTCGGCGGTTATGTCCCGACCCGAGTGGTCCGCTCGAAGCCCCTCCAGCTTCCCGAGGACAAGACGTACGCGACCGCGAAGAAGGGTTCGGGCCAGCAGTCGATCGCCACCACCATGGCGTTCGTCCGCATCCTGAAGGACCTCATGCGGGACAAGGAGATCGGCAAGCGCTTCGTGCTGATCGCCCCCGACGAGTACCGCACCTTCGGCATGGACGCCTTCTTCCCGAGCGCGAAGATCTACAACCCGCTCGGCCAGCAGTACGAGGCCGTCGACCGCGAGCTGCTCCTGGCCTACAAGGAGTCCCCGACCGGCCAGATGCTGCACGACGGCATCTCGGAGGCAGGCTGCACGGCGTCCCTCATCGCCGCGGGCTCGGCCTACGCCACCCACGGCGAACCCCTGATCCCGGTCTACGTCTTCTACTCGATGTTCGGTTTCCAGCGCACCGGCGACCAGTTCTGGCAGATGGCCGACCAGCTGGCCCGCGGCTTCGTCCTCGGCGCCACCGCCGGCCGCACGACACTGACCGGCGAGGGCCTCCAGCACGCGGACGGCCACTCGCAGCTGCTCGCCTCGACCAACCCGGGCTGCGTCGCCTACGACCCGGCCTTCGGCTACGAGATCGCGCACATCGTCAAGGACGGCCTGCGCCGGATGTACGGCCCCGACAGCGAGGACGTCTTCTACTACCTCACCGTCTACAACGAGCCGATCCAGCACCCGGCCGAGCCCGCCGATGTGGACGTCGACGGCATCCTCAAGGGCATCCACCGCTTCAAGGCGGGCGAGCAGGGCGCCATCCCGGCGCAGATCCTCGCCTCCGGTGTCGCGGTCCCGTGGGCGGTCGAGGCCCAGCAGATCCTCGCTTCGGAGTGGAACGTCAAGGCGGACGTCTGGTCGGCGACCTCCTGGAACGAACTGCGCCGCGAGGCGGTAGACGTGGAGCGCCACAACCTCCTGCACCCCGAGGAGGAGCAGCGCGTCCCGTACGTGACGCAGAAGCTCTCCGGCGCCGAGGGCCCGTTCGTGGCCGTCTCCGACTGGATGCGGAGCGTCCCCGACCAGATCTCCCGCTGGGTCCCCGGCACGTACCAGTCCCTGGGCGCCGACGGCTTCGGCTTCGCGGACACCCGCGGTGCTGCCCGCCGCTTCTTCCACATCGACGCGCAGTCGATCGTGGTCGGTGTGCTGACCGAGCTGGCCCGCGAGGGCAAGGTCGACCGCTCCGTACTGAAGCAGGCCATCGACCGCTACCAGCTCCTGGACGTCACGGCGGCCGACCCGGGCGCCGCTGGGGGCGACGCCTAG
- a CDS encoding peptidase inhibitor family I36 protein yields the protein MPTTFAAAALATVILAPSQAGATTLSPQADLATPAKHAGAAAPPTLAGCGPGELCLWEKAEFKGARQTYELSEIDIESCVALPEGGSAQALANRTGRPVTTYQSAECGETGEFDTYPGGGTWLPESPYRVRAFKVWEN from the coding sequence ATGCCCACGACGTTTGCCGCAGCCGCGCTCGCCACGGTGATCCTTGCCCCCTCACAGGCCGGTGCCACGACACTGTCCCCACAGGCCGATCTCGCGACACCCGCGAAGCATGCGGGGGCCGCCGCACCACCCACGCTCGCCGGTTGCGGGCCGGGGGAGCTCTGTCTATGGGAGAAGGCGGAGTTCAAGGGCGCCCGGCAGACGTATGAGCTGTCCGAGATCGACATCGAGAGCTGTGTAGCGCTGCCGGAGGGGGGCAGCGCTCAAGCCCTCGCCAATCGCACGGGCCGTCCGGTCACCACGTATCAATCCGCGGAGTGCGGCGAGACCGGCGAGTTCGACACGTATCCAGGTGGCGGCACCTGGCTCCCCGAATCGCCTTATCGCGTGCGGGCGTTCAAGGTCTGGGAGAACTGA
- a CDS encoding DUF3052 domain-containing protein — protein sequence MSATADHAEERTNPAARLGFQPEQVVQEIGYDDDVDQELREAIEGVIGSELVDEDYDDTADAVVLWFREDDGDLTDALVDATQLIEEGGDLWLMTPKTGRDGYVEASDINEAAQTAGLAQTKSISAGKDWTGSRLVTPKAAAKKR from the coding sequence GTGAGCGCGACCGCGGACCACGCGGAGGAGCGGACCAACCCTGCCGCGAGGCTGGGTTTCCAGCCCGAGCAGGTGGTCCAGGAGATCGGCTACGACGACGATGTCGATCAGGAGCTCCGCGAGGCCATTGAAGGGGTGATCGGCAGCGAGCTCGTCGATGAGGACTACGACGACACTGCTGACGCTGTAGTGCTGTGGTTCCGCGAGGACGACGGCGACCTGACGGATGCGCTGGTTGACGCCACCCAGCTGATCGAAGAGGGCGGCGACCTCTGGCTGATGACGCCGAAGACCGGCCGCGACGGCTACGTCGAGGCGAGCGACATCAACGAAGCAGCCCAGACCGCAGGCCTCGCTCAGACCAAGAGCATCAGCGCGGGCAAGGACTGGACGGGCAGCCGTCTGGTCACGCCGAAGGCGGCAGCCAAGAAGCGGTGA
- a CDS encoding alpha/beta hydrolase, protein MTSFDSSPQLSAWRALLALAVVFVMLATTGWTAVRHHKDAASPLAASLSAWEQGHINGRALPDATAPAGKLAHFFASLSAQQRTRLATRYPLAVGNMNGAPVELRYRANHIALDQARKTERKRMHDNRLSPLGQQEAERRMKRFGVMMHPGRQVLSFDPMGSGRIAEVFGDLDQASRVSVVVPGVDTNLLTFERTNRKYSAPVGMAKALYRAEHSASPRARTAVIAWADYTAPIGLGVDAATSMRADEGAIRLNSLVRGLPGHSPVALYCHSYGSVVCGVAARQLPSRVSDIAVAGSPGMRADTASQLGTGARIWATRDGDDWIQDVPNMEVGGLGHGADPVSRDFGARVLSARGAIGHTGYFEPGTESLSNFADIGTGSYRSVRCASGDDACRKEFSGTTVA, encoded by the coding sequence GTGACTTCCTTCGACTCCTCCCCTCAACTCAGCGCCTGGCGCGCACTGCTTGCGCTCGCCGTGGTGTTCGTCATGCTGGCGACCACGGGCTGGACCGCGGTGCGCCACCACAAGGACGCCGCATCGCCGCTCGCGGCCTCGCTCTCCGCCTGGGAGCAAGGGCACATCAACGGACGGGCCCTGCCCGACGCCACTGCCCCGGCCGGCAAGCTCGCTCACTTCTTCGCCTCGCTCAGCGCGCAACAGCGCACCCGACTCGCCACCCGCTATCCCCTTGCGGTAGGCAACATGAACGGTGCCCCTGTAGAGCTGCGATATCGCGCGAACCACATCGCCCTTGATCAGGCGCGCAAGACCGAGCGAAAGCGCATGCACGACAACCGGCTCTCCCCTCTCGGGCAGCAGGAGGCGGAGCGCAGAATGAAGCGCTTCGGCGTGATGATGCATCCGGGTCGGCAGGTCCTGTCCTTCGACCCCATGGGGTCGGGTCGTATCGCCGAGGTCTTCGGAGACCTCGACCAGGCGTCCCGGGTGTCAGTCGTCGTGCCCGGAGTGGACACGAACCTGCTGACCTTCGAGCGGACGAACCGCAAGTACTCGGCGCCTGTCGGCATGGCCAAGGCCCTGTACCGCGCGGAGCACTCGGCGAGCCCACGCGCGCGTACCGCCGTGATCGCCTGGGCCGACTACACCGCGCCCATCGGCCTCGGTGTGGACGCGGCCACGTCCATGCGCGCGGATGAGGGCGCGATCCGGCTCAATTCATTGGTGCGCGGGCTTCCGGGGCACTCGCCTGTCGCGCTGTACTGCCACAGCTACGGCTCCGTTGTGTGTGGGGTCGCGGCACGACAGCTGCCCTCCCGCGTCTCCGACATCGCGGTCGCGGGCAGCCCCGGCATGCGCGCCGACACGGCGTCGCAGCTGGGCACCGGTGCCCGGATCTGGGCCACCAGGGACGGCGACGACTGGATCCAGGATGTGCCAAACATGGAGGTCGGCGGGCTCGGCCACGGTGCCGACCCCGTCTCCCGGGACTTCGGAGCGCGGGTGCTGTCCGCACGGGGCGCGATCGGCCACACCGGCTATTTCGAGCCGGGCACGGAGAGCCTCAGCAACTTCGCCGACATCGGCACTGGTTCGTACCGCTCAGTGCGGTGTGCGAGCGGGGATGACGCGTGCCGGAAGGAATTTTCCGGCACGACAGTGGCCTGA
- a CDS encoding TerD family protein: MGVTLAKGGNVSLSKAAPNLTQVLIGLGWDARSTTGAPFDLDASALMCNSGRILGDEWFVFYNNLKSPDGSVEHTGDNLTGEGDGDDESLLIDLSKVPATCDKIVFPVSIHDADNRGQAFGQVSNAFIRVVNQADHQELARYDLSEDASTETAMIFGEVYRYGGEWKFRAVGQGYASGLRGIALDFGVNVS; this comes from the coding sequence ATGGGCGTCACGCTCGCCAAGGGAGGCAATGTCTCCCTCTCCAAGGCCGCACCGAACCTCACACAGGTCCTGATCGGCCTCGGCTGGGACGCGCGCTCCACCACCGGAGCACCCTTCGACCTCGACGCCAGCGCGCTGATGTGCAACTCGGGCCGGATTCTCGGCGACGAGTGGTTCGTCTTCTACAACAACCTCAAGAGCCCGGACGGCTCTGTCGAACACACCGGCGACAACCTCACGGGTGAGGGTGACGGGGACGACGAGTCGCTCCTGATCGACCTCTCCAAGGTGCCCGCCACCTGCGACAAGATCGTCTTCCCGGTCTCGATCCATGACGCGGACAATCGTGGCCAGGCGTTCGGCCAGGTCAGCAACGCTTTCATCCGTGTGGTCAACCAAGCCGACCACCAGGAGCTCGCGCGCTACGACCTCTCCGAGGACGCCTCCACGGAGACTGCGATGATCTTCGGAGAGGTGTATCGCTACGGCGGCGAATGGAAGTTCCGCGCCGTTGGGCAGGGGTACGCGTCTGGACTGCGGGGCATCGCTCTAGACTTCGGGGTCAATGTTTCGTAA
- a CDS encoding MFS transporter, with protein sequence MTSQITVDKADKAPEPSSAPTPAKGLRGHPWLTLFSVAIGVMMVALDGTIVAIANPAIAKDLGTTMAGVQWITNGYLLALAVALITAGKLGDRFGHRQTFLIGVAGFAVASGAIGFSSSVGLVVTFRVLQGLFGALLMPAALGLLRATFPAEKLNMAIGIWGMVIGASTAGGPIVGGLLVEHVSWQSVFFINVPVGVIALVLGLVILKDHRAENAPKSFDIPGIVLLSGGMFALILALIKGSEWGWGGTRTLLFLAGAVVLFALFAFWETKVKEPLIPLGMFRSVPLSAGTVLMVLMAFAFMGGLFFVTFYLQNVHGMSPVDSGLHLLPLTAMMIVSSPIAGALITKFGPRVPLVGGMVATAVAMFGMSTMTTDTATLPMSLWLGMMGLGLAPVMVGATEVIVGNAPLELSGVAGGLQQAGMQVGGALGTAVLGAVMAARVDKDLPANWADAKLPPMTPEQLDQASAAVEMGGAPVPPKAPEPVAEAITSVAHDTFVSGMGLAFTVAGVVAVVAALVATLTKRGANAEAGAGVGHI encoded by the coding sequence ATGACTAGTCAGATCACCGTCGACAAGGCGGACAAGGCGCCGGAGCCATCGTCCGCTCCGACCCCGGCCAAGGGGCTCCGCGGCCACCCTTGGCTGACGCTCTTCTCCGTCGCGATCGGCGTGATGATGGTCGCCCTGGACGGCACCATCGTGGCGATCGCCAACCCGGCCATCGCGAAGGACCTCGGCACCACGATGGCCGGTGTCCAGTGGATCACCAACGGCTACCTCCTCGCGCTCGCCGTCGCGCTGATCACCGCCGGCAAGCTCGGTGACCGGTTCGGCCACCGGCAGACCTTCCTGATCGGCGTGGCGGGCTTCGCCGTGGCCTCCGGCGCGATCGGGTTCTCCAGCAGCGTCGGCCTGGTCGTCACCTTCCGCGTGCTCCAGGGCCTCTTCGGAGCCCTCCTGATGCCGGCCGCGCTCGGCCTGCTGCGCGCCACCTTCCCCGCCGAGAAGCTGAACATGGCCATCGGCATCTGGGGCATGGTCATCGGCGCATCGACCGCGGGCGGCCCCATCGTCGGCGGCCTGCTCGTCGAGCACGTCAGCTGGCAGTCGGTGTTCTTCATCAACGTGCCCGTCGGCGTCATCGCTCTCGTCCTCGGCCTGGTGATCCTCAAGGACCACCGCGCGGAGAACGCGCCGAAGTCCTTCGACATACCCGGCATCGTCCTGCTGTCGGGCGGCATGTTCGCGCTGATCCTGGCCCTCATCAAGGGCTCGGAGTGGGGCTGGGGCGGGACGAGGACGCTGCTGTTCCTCGCGGGCGCGGTGGTGCTCTTCGCGCTCTTCGCCTTCTGGGAGACGAAGGTCAAGGAACCGCTCATCCCGCTGGGCATGTTCAGGTCCGTACCGCTGTCCGCAGGCACGGTCCTGATGGTCCTCATGGCCTTCGCCTTCATGGGCGGGCTGTTCTTCGTCACCTTCTACCTGCAGAACGTGCATGGCATGAGCCCGGTCGACAGCGGACTGCACCTCCTGCCGCTGACAGCCATGATGATCGTGTCCTCGCCGATCGCCGGTGCGCTCATCACCAAGTTCGGCCCACGCGTCCCGCTCGTCGGCGGCATGGTGGCCACCGCCGTCGCGATGTTCGGCATGTCCACGATGACGACGGACACCGCGACGCTGCCGATGTCGCTCTGGCTCGGCATGATGGGCCTCGGCCTCGCGCCCGTGATGGTGGGAGCCACCGAGGTCATCGTCGGCAACGCCCCGTTGGAGCTGTCCGGCGTGGCAGGCGGTCTCCAGCAGGCCGGCATGCAGGTCGGCGGCGCGCTCGGCACGGCGGTTCTCGGCGCGGTGATGGCCGCCCGGGTCGACAAGGACCTCCCTGCGAACTGGGCCGACGCCAAGCTCCCGCCCATGACGCCGGAGCAGCTCGACCAGGCGTCCGCCGCGGTCGAGATGGGCGGGGCGCCGGTCCCGCCGAAGGCGCCGGAGCCGGTCGCCGAGGCGATCACCTCCGTCGCGCACGACACGTTCGTGTCCGGCATGGGGCTGGCCTTCACCGTCGCCGGTGTCGTCGCGGTCGTCGCGGCCCTGGTCGCCACGTTGACCAAGCGGGGCGCCAATGCCGAGGCGGGCGCCGGAGTCGGACACATCTAG
- a CDS encoding DUF4429 domain-containing protein: MSRMGDVLAGFHAAWEFESDSVLIRFERGIRTPKLLQALGERRIPHEAIAAVTLTPGKRGTVVLHAVPRPGADPLMEAAAGQLKDGCDPYRLVLPAERETLAEYYADELRAQLTQDDCGPPDRYLVAAPETPLQFKAYDGKASFDGKSVAFRWFWTGASSAKWKAGDQSFLVTDLSGVEWRSPEVFEGHLRLLRRETPLAQPAQADQDPAAVVFGLGYGPVHESLPFAASVLAAVRASGPALTPGTVPGTAPVTRRDPADIAERIRHLGELHQAGLLTDEEFTTKKAELLAEL; the protein is encoded by the coding sequence ATGAGCCGCATGGGTGACGTACTGGCCGGATTTCATGCCGCCTGGGAGTTCGAGTCCGACTCCGTGCTCATCCGCTTCGAACGGGGGATCCGCACGCCGAAGCTCCTTCAGGCGCTCGGCGAACGCCGCATCCCGCACGAGGCGATCGCAGCGGTGACACTTACTCCCGGCAAGCGAGGGACGGTCGTCCTGCACGCCGTGCCGAGACCGGGGGCGGATCCTCTGATGGAGGCGGCCGCGGGCCAGCTCAAGGACGGCTGCGACCCGTACCGGCTCGTGCTGCCCGCCGAGCGCGAGACGCTCGCCGAGTACTACGCGGACGAGCTGCGGGCCCAGCTCACTCAGGATGACTGCGGGCCTCCGGACCGCTACCTGGTCGCCGCACCGGAGACTCCGCTGCAGTTCAAGGCGTACGACGGGAAGGCGTCCTTCGACGGCAAGTCGGTGGCCTTCCGGTGGTTCTGGACGGGTGCCTCGTCGGCCAAGTGGAAAGCCGGCGATCAGAGTTTCCTGGTCACGGACCTGAGCGGCGTCGAATGGCGCTCCCCCGAGGTCTTCGAGGGCCATCTCCGGCTGCTGCGCCGTGAGACCCCGCTCGCCCAGCCCGCACAGGCGGACCAGGACCCCGCGGCCGTCGTCTTCGGCCTCGGGTACGGCCCGGTGCACGAATCGCTGCCTTTCGCGGCGTCGGTGCTCGCCGCGGTGCGGGCGTCGGGTCCGGCCCTGACGCCCGGCACGGTCCCGGGCACCGCCCCGGTGACCCGCCGCGACCCGGCGGACATCGCGGAACGCATCCGGCACCTCGGTGAGCTGCACCAGGCGGGCCTGCTCACGGACGAGGAATTCACCACGAAGAAGGCTGAGCTGCTGGCGGAGCTGTGA
- a CDS encoding TerD family protein — translation MGVSLSKGGNVSLSKEAPGLTAVLVGLGWDVRTTTGTDFDLDASAILTNAEGKVSSDGNFVFFNNLKSPDGSVEHTGDNTTGEGEGDDEAIKVNLATVPADVDKIVFPVSIYDAETRQQSFGQVRNAFIRVVNQAGGAEIARYDLSEDASTETAMVFGELYRNGAEWKFRAVGQGYASGLRGIAQDFGVNV, via the coding sequence GTGGGAGTCAGCCTCAGCAAGGGCGGCAACGTATCGCTGAGCAAGGAGGCCCCCGGCCTGACCGCGGTTCTGGTCGGCCTGGGCTGGGATGTCCGTACCACCACCGGTACGGACTTCGACCTCGACGCCAGCGCCATCCTGACCAACGCCGAGGGCAAGGTCAGCAGCGACGGCAACTTCGTGTTCTTCAACAACCTGAAGAGCCCGGACGGATCCGTCGAGCACACCGGTGACAACACCACCGGTGAGGGCGAGGGCGACGACGAGGCGATCAAGGTCAACCTGGCGACGGTTCCGGCCGACGTGGACAAGATCGTCTTCCCGGTTTCGATCTACGACGCCGAGACCCGCCAGCAGTCGTTCGGCCAGGTCCGCAACGCGTTCATCCGCGTCGTGAACCAGGCGGGCGGCGCGGAGATCGCGCGGTACGACCTCTCCGAGGACGCCTCGACGGAGACGGCGATGGTCTTCGGCGAGCTGTACCGCAACGGAGCGGAGTGGAAGTTCCGCGCCGTCGGCCAGGGCTACGCCTCGGGCCTGCGCGGCATCGCGCAGGACTTCGGCGTCAACGTCTGA